A window of the Dunckerocampus dactyliophorus isolate RoL2022-P2 chromosome 21, RoL_Ddac_1.1, whole genome shotgun sequence genome harbors these coding sequences:
- the nup58 gene encoding nucleoporin p58/p45 isoform X6, whose amino-acid sequence MDHLSLQQFLLTQTSFCFLFPVRVRYDDVTARVFNSGSRWQSNAPAASTGGFSFGNALGTAAATPASTSSNTPSLGLGGSLFGQKPTGGFSFNSPATGAAAAPTAGLTLGAPASTTSVPTGFSLSFNKPTGSAAPFSLTATTTSATSVPAGAGLTFGSVLSTAPQQPVATGFTLGLGGTTTTTAAATVPSLGGSLFSSTAATGLGQTTLGGAGGGLTLGSLLSTSTGATAAPAPSIGLGGVDFSTSSEKKSDASSGTNAQQKQTFYSDGRDSKALKDENLPPVICQDVENFQKFVKEQKQVQEDISRMSSKAISKVQDDIKTLKQLLSISASGLQRQALAIDKLKLETAQELKNADIALRTQKTPPGLQHENTAPSDYFRCLVEQFEVQLQQYRQQIEELENHLTTQSSGSHITPQDLTMAMQKLYQTFVAQAAHLQSVHENVKILKHQYLSYRRAFLEDATDIFESKRVSTRKWQSTPRVTTGPAPFSSVPNAAAVAMAATLTQQQQPTPGTQAPLGGGFGNPFATAVGTSLGSTTLGGFGGSNASGFNFSNPGINPSAGLTFGVSNQPATGFGTGAPMLQLKKPPAGNKRGKR is encoded by the exons ATGGATCATTTATCATTGCAGCAGTTCTTGTTGACTCAGACATCCTTTTGTTTCCTCTTTCCTGTCCGTGTCAGATACGACGACGTGACAGCACGTGTGTTCAATTCCGGAAGTCGGTGGCAGAGCAA TGCACCCGCGGCAAGTACTGGTGGCTTCTCCTTTGGAAATGCATTGGGTACAGCTGCTGCGACCCCTGCATCTACCTCCAGCAACACACCATCGCTTGGCCTAGGAGGAAGTCTATTTGGTCAGAAACCCACTGGGGGGTTTTCTTTTAATTCACCTGCCACAG GTGCCGCTGCTGCGCCTACTGCTGGTTTAACATTAG GTGCCCCAGCTTCCACGACATCAGTCCCCACTGGGTTTAGCCTGTCCTTCAACAAACCCACCGGCTCCGCCGCACCATTCTCTCTCACCGCAACTACCACCAGCGCCACATCAGTACCCGCTGGAGCAGGTTTAACATTCGGCTCCGTCTTGTCGACGGCGCCACAGCAACCCGTGGCAACAGGCTTCACGCTCGGCCTCGGCGGCACAACCACCACGACTGCTGCCGCAACAGTGCCGTCACTGGGCGGGAGCCTTTTTTCCAGCACTGCGGCTACAG GTTTGGGGCAAACCACGCTTGGAGGAGCAGGCGGAGGGTTAACATTAGGTTCTTTATTAAGCACGTCAACAGGAGCCACGGCAGCACCTGCTCCCAGTATTGGCTTGGGTGGGGTGGACTTCAGTACGTCCTCTGAGAAAAAGAGTGACGCATCATCTGGAACCAATGCCCA gcagaaacaaactttttattcTGATGGAAG GGACAGTAAAGCTTTAAAGGATGAGAACCTGCCCCCAGTCATTTGTCAAGATGTTGAGAATTTCCA aaAATTTGTCAAAGAGCAGAAGCAGGTTCAGGAGGACATCAGCAGGATGTCATCTAAGGCAATATCCAAAGTGCAAGATGACATCAAGACCCTCAAACAGCTTCTGTCTATCAGTGCCAGCGGCCTGCAGCGCCAAGCTTTGGCCATTGACAAGCTGAAGCTGGAGACGGCACAg GAGCTGAAAAATGCTGACATAGCCCTTCGTACACAAAAGACACCCCCGGGTCTTCAGCATGAGAACACAGCGCCGTCTGA cTATTTTCGCTGCCTGGTGGAGCAGTTTGAGGTGCAGCTGCAGCAGTACCGGCAGCAAATAGAAGAGCTGGAGAACCACCTGACCACACAGAGTAGTGGCTCTCACATAACCCCTCAAG ACCTGACTATGGCCATGCAGAAGTTGTACCAGACCTTCGTTGCACAGGCTGCCCACCTCCAGTCTGTCCACGAGAATGTAAAG ATCCTGAAGCACCAGTACCTTTCTTACCGCCGAGCCTTCCTGGAAGACGCGACAGACATCTTTGAATCCAAGCGGGTGTCCACCAGGAAGTGGCAGAGCACGCCGCGTGTGACCACCGGTCCGGCCCCGTTTTCCAGCGTGCCGAACGCGGCAGCGGTCGCCATGGCAGCCACCTTGACCCAGCAACAGCAGCCAACTCCAG GGACCCAGGCACCCTTGGGAGGAGGGTTCGGAAACCCCTTTGCCACAGCGGTGGGCACTAGTTTGGGCTCGACCACGTTGGGAG GTTTTGGCGGCAGCAACGCCTCAGGTTTTAACTTCAGCAACCCCGGCATCAACCCGTCGGCCGGCCTGACCTTCGGGGTGTCCAACCAACCCGCCACGGGCTTCGGCACGGGAGCGCCCATGTTGCAGCTCAAGAAGCCCCCCGCCGGTAATAAGCGGGGCAAAAGATAG
- the nup58 gene encoding nucleoporin p58/p45 isoform X9 yields the protein MDHLSLQQFLLTQTSFCFLFPVRVRYDDVTARVFNSGSRWQSNAPAASTGGFSFGNALGTAAATPASTSSNTPSLGLGGSLFGQKPTGGFSFNSPATGAAAAPTAGLTLGAPASTTSVPTGFSLSFNKPTGSAAPFSLTATTTSATSVPAGAGLTFGSVLSTAPQQPVATGFTLGLGGTTTTTAAATVPSLGGSLFSSTAATGLGQTTLGGAGGGLTLGSLLSTSTGATAAPAPSIGLGGVDFSTSSEKKSDASSGTNAQQKQTFYSDGRDSKALKDENLPPVICQDVENFQKFVKEQKQVQEDISRMSSKAISKVQDDIKTLKQLLSISASGLQRQALAIDKLKLETAQELKNADIALRTQKTPPGLQHENTAPSDYFRCLVEQFEVQLQQYRQQIEELENHLTTQSSGSHITPQDLTMAMQKLYQTFVAQAAHLQSVHENVKILKHQYLSYRRAFLEDATDIFESKRVSTRKWQSTPRVTTGPAPFSSVPNAAAVAMAATLTQQQQPTPGFGGSNASGFNFSNPGINPSAGLTFGVSNQPATGFGTGAPMLQLKKPPAGNKRGKR from the exons ATGGATCATTTATCATTGCAGCAGTTCTTGTTGACTCAGACATCCTTTTGTTTCCTCTTTCCTGTCCGTGTCAGATACGACGACGTGACAGCACGTGTGTTCAATTCCGGAAGTCGGTGGCAGAGCAA TGCACCCGCGGCAAGTACTGGTGGCTTCTCCTTTGGAAATGCATTGGGTACAGCTGCTGCGACCCCTGCATCTACCTCCAGCAACACACCATCGCTTGGCCTAGGAGGAAGTCTATTTGGTCAGAAACCCACTGGGGGGTTTTCTTTTAATTCACCTGCCACAG GTGCCGCTGCTGCGCCTACTGCTGGTTTAACATTAG GTGCCCCAGCTTCCACGACATCAGTCCCCACTGGGTTTAGCCTGTCCTTCAACAAACCCACCGGCTCCGCCGCACCATTCTCTCTCACCGCAACTACCACCAGCGCCACATCAGTACCCGCTGGAGCAGGTTTAACATTCGGCTCCGTCTTGTCGACGGCGCCACAGCAACCCGTGGCAACAGGCTTCACGCTCGGCCTCGGCGGCACAACCACCACGACTGCTGCCGCAACAGTGCCGTCACTGGGCGGGAGCCTTTTTTCCAGCACTGCGGCTACAG GTTTGGGGCAAACCACGCTTGGAGGAGCAGGCGGAGGGTTAACATTAGGTTCTTTATTAAGCACGTCAACAGGAGCCACGGCAGCACCTGCTCCCAGTATTGGCTTGGGTGGGGTGGACTTCAGTACGTCCTCTGAGAAAAAGAGTGACGCATCATCTGGAACCAATGCCCA gcagaaacaaactttttattcTGATGGAAG GGACAGTAAAGCTTTAAAGGATGAGAACCTGCCCCCAGTCATTTGTCAAGATGTTGAGAATTTCCA aaAATTTGTCAAAGAGCAGAAGCAGGTTCAGGAGGACATCAGCAGGATGTCATCTAAGGCAATATCCAAAGTGCAAGATGACATCAAGACCCTCAAACAGCTTCTGTCTATCAGTGCCAGCGGCCTGCAGCGCCAAGCTTTGGCCATTGACAAGCTGAAGCTGGAGACGGCACAg GAGCTGAAAAATGCTGACATAGCCCTTCGTACACAAAAGACACCCCCGGGTCTTCAGCATGAGAACACAGCGCCGTCTGA cTATTTTCGCTGCCTGGTGGAGCAGTTTGAGGTGCAGCTGCAGCAGTACCGGCAGCAAATAGAAGAGCTGGAGAACCACCTGACCACACAGAGTAGTGGCTCTCACATAACCCCTCAAG ACCTGACTATGGCCATGCAGAAGTTGTACCAGACCTTCGTTGCACAGGCTGCCCACCTCCAGTCTGTCCACGAGAATGTAAAG ATCCTGAAGCACCAGTACCTTTCTTACCGCCGAGCCTTCCTGGAAGACGCGACAGACATCTTTGAATCCAAGCGGGTGTCCACCAGGAAGTGGCAGAGCACGCCGCGTGTGACCACCGGTCCGGCCCCGTTTTCCAGCGTGCCGAACGCGGCAGCGGTCGCCATGGCAGCCACCTTGACCCAGCAACAGCAGCCAACTCCAG GTTTTGGCGGCAGCAACGCCTCAGGTTTTAACTTCAGCAACCCCGGCATCAACCCGTCGGCCGGCCTGACCTTCGGGGTGTCCAACCAACCCGCCACGGGCTTCGGCACGGGAGCGCCCATGTTGCAGCTCAAGAAGCCCCCCGCCGGTAATAAGCGGGGCAAAAGATAG
- the nup58 gene encoding nucleoporin p58/p45 isoform X7, producing MDHLSLQQFLLTQTSFCFLFPVRVRYDDVTARVFNSGSRWQSNAPAASTGGFSFGNALGTAAATPASTSSNTPSLGLGGSLFGQKPTGGFSFNSPATGAAAAPTAGLTLGAPASTTSVPTGFSLSFNKPTGSAAPFSLTATTTSATSVPAGAGLTFGSVLSTAPQQPVATGFTLGLGGTTTTTAAATVPSLGGSLFSSTAATGLGQTTLGGAGGGLTLGSLLSTSTGATAAPAPSIGLGGVDFSTSSEKKSDASSGTNAQDSKALKDENLPPVICQDVENFQKFVKEQKQVQEDISRMSSKAISKVQDDIKTLKQLLSISASGLQRQALAIDKLKLETAQELKNADIALRTQKTPPGLQHENTAPSDYFRCLVEQFEVQLQQYRQQIEELENHLTTQSSGSHITPQDLTMAMQKLYQTFVAQAAHLQSVHENVKILKHQYLSYRRAFLEDATDIFESKRVSTRKWQSTPRVTTGPAPFSSVPNAAAVAMAATLTQQQQPTPGFGAGPGFGGVGTGGSSFAFTTTTKPTGGSLSAGFGGSNASGFNFSNPGINPSAGLTFGVSNQPATGFGTGAPMLQLKKPPAGNKRGKR from the exons ATGGATCATTTATCATTGCAGCAGTTCTTGTTGACTCAGACATCCTTTTGTTTCCTCTTTCCTGTCCGTGTCAGATACGACGACGTGACAGCACGTGTGTTCAATTCCGGAAGTCGGTGGCAGAGCAA TGCACCCGCGGCAAGTACTGGTGGCTTCTCCTTTGGAAATGCATTGGGTACAGCTGCTGCGACCCCTGCATCTACCTCCAGCAACACACCATCGCTTGGCCTAGGAGGAAGTCTATTTGGTCAGAAACCCACTGGGGGGTTTTCTTTTAATTCACCTGCCACAG GTGCCGCTGCTGCGCCTACTGCTGGTTTAACATTAG GTGCCCCAGCTTCCACGACATCAGTCCCCACTGGGTTTAGCCTGTCCTTCAACAAACCCACCGGCTCCGCCGCACCATTCTCTCTCACCGCAACTACCACCAGCGCCACATCAGTACCCGCTGGAGCAGGTTTAACATTCGGCTCCGTCTTGTCGACGGCGCCACAGCAACCCGTGGCAACAGGCTTCACGCTCGGCCTCGGCGGCACAACCACCACGACTGCTGCCGCAACAGTGCCGTCACTGGGCGGGAGCCTTTTTTCCAGCACTGCGGCTACAG GTTTGGGGCAAACCACGCTTGGAGGAGCAGGCGGAGGGTTAACATTAGGTTCTTTATTAAGCACGTCAACAGGAGCCACGGCAGCACCTGCTCCCAGTATTGGCTTGGGTGGGGTGGACTTCAGTACGTCCTCTGAGAAAAAGAGTGACGCATCATCTGGAACCAATGCCCA GGACAGTAAAGCTTTAAAGGATGAGAACCTGCCCCCAGTCATTTGTCAAGATGTTGAGAATTTCCA aaAATTTGTCAAAGAGCAGAAGCAGGTTCAGGAGGACATCAGCAGGATGTCATCTAAGGCAATATCCAAAGTGCAAGATGACATCAAGACCCTCAAACAGCTTCTGTCTATCAGTGCCAGCGGCCTGCAGCGCCAAGCTTTGGCCATTGACAAGCTGAAGCTGGAGACGGCACAg GAGCTGAAAAATGCTGACATAGCCCTTCGTACACAAAAGACACCCCCGGGTCTTCAGCATGAGAACACAGCGCCGTCTGA cTATTTTCGCTGCCTGGTGGAGCAGTTTGAGGTGCAGCTGCAGCAGTACCGGCAGCAAATAGAAGAGCTGGAGAACCACCTGACCACACAGAGTAGTGGCTCTCACATAACCCCTCAAG ACCTGACTATGGCCATGCAGAAGTTGTACCAGACCTTCGTTGCACAGGCTGCCCACCTCCAGTCTGTCCACGAGAATGTAAAG ATCCTGAAGCACCAGTACCTTTCTTACCGCCGAGCCTTCCTGGAAGACGCGACAGACATCTTTGAATCCAAGCGGGTGTCCACCAGGAAGTGGCAGAGCACGCCGCGTGTGACCACCGGTCCGGCCCCGTTTTCCAGCGTGCCGAACGCGGCAGCGGTCGCCATGGCAGCCACCTTGACCCAGCAACAGCAGCCAACTCCAG GTTTTGGTGCAGGGCCAGGATTTGGTGGGGTGGGGACTGGGGGTTCTTCTTTTGCCTTCACCACCACCACTAAGCCCACAGGAGGCAGTCTGAGTGCAG GTTTTGGCGGCAGCAACGCCTCAGGTTTTAACTTCAGCAACCCCGGCATCAACCCGTCGGCCGGCCTGACCTTCGGGGTGTCCAACCAACCCGCCACGGGCTTCGGCACGGGAGCGCCCATGTTGCAGCTCAAGAAGCCCCCCGCCGGTAATAAGCGGGGCAAAAGATAG